The bacterium genome has a window encoding:
- a CDS encoding methyltransferase domain-containing protein, with product MAARLKKILGFSPENTPSYAPNFWHTLSGSDLADLMRVAESGRFLELLPPLENKTNFYITESESPYLFQKISETQKQTLLELRHAGKSKTGAFNLVQSKTLPHSYAAVEADPMALPFKSETADVLLAPLANTIYRLETLLSEWARVLKNEGRGVVSLMHPALHFSLKNPNIPYTFESLWALLRQHNFYVEQMIETVVDKNTRPFFVSSNADNLYDEYRGHPLVLTLKLVKYRR from the coding sequence ATGGCCGCACGCCTTAAAAAAATACTGGGCTTTTCACCCGAAAATACTCCGTCTTACGCTCCAAATTTTTGGCATACGCTCAGCGGATCCGATTTGGCCGATTTGATGCGCGTTGCCGAATCGGGACGTTTTTTGGAATTACTTCCTCCCTTAGAAAATAAAACAAATTTTTATATTACCGAAAGTGAATCACCTTATTTGTTTCAAAAAATTAGTGAAACGCAGAAGCAAACTTTGCTTGAATTGCGCCACGCCGGTAAAAGCAAAACCGGTGCCTTCAACTTGGTTCAAAGCAAAACATTGCCTCACTCTTATGCTGCTGTTGAGGCCGATCCCATGGCGCTTCCTTTTAAAAGTGAAACCGCCGATGTCTTACTAGCACCTCTTGCCAATACCATTTATAGACTTGAAACCTTGCTCAGTGAATGGGCACGAGTTTTAAAAAATGAGGGCAGGGGAGTGGTTTCGCTTATGCACCCAGCACTTCATTTTTCGCTTAAAAATCCAAACATACCGTATACCTTTGAATCGCTGTGGGCGCTTTTACGCCAGCACAATTTTTACGTGGAACAAATGATTGAAACCGTGGTGGATAAGAACACACGCCCATTTTTTGTTTCGAGCAATGCCGATAATTTGTATGACGAATATCGTGGACATCCTCTAGTACTCACGCTCAAGCTTGTAAAATACAGGAGATAA
- a CDS encoding sigma-70 family RNA polymerase sigma factor — protein MDTIANKQMTDEVIFEQYKQGDTRAIEVIIDRYKKPIYSFLLCKCRNRAEADDVFQDVFYKIIDNPHGFRSAISFKAWLFTLARNTYVDHLRKKIRKSNHVPIDEPKNEGPALNETLPDDGPTLEEWVGGQKISEVVDSLMGTLPEEQKESFYLRIRMEMQYEEIAQMMDCSVNTVKSRVRYALETIKDLLVKRGVRL, from the coding sequence ATGGATACTATTGCGAATAAACAGATGACCGATGAAGTGATCTTTGAACAATATAAACAAGGGGATACACGAGCCATTGAAGTTATTATCGATCGCTATAAAAAGCCTATTTATTCATTTTTACTCTGTAAATGTAGAAACAGAGCCGAAGCAGACGATGTATTTCAGGATGTTTTTTATAAAATAATTGATAATCCGCATGGTTTTAGATCTGCCATCTCCTTTAAAGCCTGGTTGTTTACGTTGGCACGCAACACCTATGTAGACCATTTGCGTAAAAAAATACGCAAATCAAATCACGTGCCTATTGATGAGCCTAAAAATGAAGGGCCCGCGTTAAACGAAACCTTACCCGATGATGGGCCAACATTAGAGGAATGGGTAGGCGGGCAAAAAATAAGTGAGGTAGTTGATAGCTTGATGGGCACTTTGCCCGAGGAACAAAAAGAATCGTTTTATTTAAGGATTAGAATGGAAATGCAATACGAGGAAATTGCACAAATGATGGATTGCTCGGTAAATACAGTAAAAAGCCGTGTGCGCTATGCGTTAGAAACCATCAAAGACCTTCTGGTAAAGAGGGGAGTACGTTTATGA
- a CDS encoding RidA family protein produces the protein MEIEEKFKKLKLPIPSLTKPVGSYIPATKAGNLVFTSGQLPITDGRIIHQGRVGKEIKLEQAQFAAKICLLNALGAIKGVIGDLDKIKKIVRVNGFVRSALDFTDQPKVLNGASDLILEVFGETKGQHTRVAIGCIELPMNACVEVDIIVEI, from the coding sequence ATGGAAATTGAAGAAAAGTTTAAAAAATTAAAACTGCCAATCCCCAGCCTTACTAAGCCAGTGGGCTCTTATATTCCCGCTACAAAAGCCGGTAATCTTGTTTTTACCTCGGGGCAATTGCCCATCACCGATGGACGCATCATTCATCAGGGTAGAGTAGGAAAAGAAATTAAACTGGAGCAAGCCCAATTTGCGGCCAAAATTTGTTTACTCAATGCCTTGGGCGCTATTAAGGGAGTTATTGGAGATTTGGATAAAATTAAAAAGATCGTACGCGTAAACGGCTTTGTGCGCTCGGCCTTAGATTTTACCGATCAGCCCAAAGTATTAAACGGAGCGTCGGATTTAATTTTGGAAGTTTTTGGTGAAACAAAAGGCCAACACACCAGGGTAGCCATTGGCTGTATTGAACTGCCAATGAATGCATGCGTAGAAGTGGATATTATTGTAGAAATATAA